In the genome of Enterococcus hirae ATCC 9790, one region contains:
- a CDS encoding ABC transporter permease, protein MSDKKKDVVQESIPPMGLRMIAREFKKDKIAIFSLGLLVILLLVIFIGALFTDQDKVMYVSIFDKYAAPGAISTEGTKFILGADEGGRDVLGQLIIGARNSVTIGFAITVITSIIGVGLGIISGFYGGIIDNILMRIVDFIMILPIMLIIIVFVSIISRYNVWSFIFIMSAFYWVAKARLFRSKTLSEARRDYVSASKTMGTSDFKIMFREIMPNLSSLIITNLTMNFAANIGIETTLTFLGFGLPANVPSLGTLIGYASNGEVLVNRQWIWLPASILILVLMLSINYVGQAFKRSADARQRLG, encoded by the coding sequence ATGAGTGATAAAAAGAAAGACGTTGTGCAAGAAAGTATCCCGCCAATGGGATTACGAATGATTGCCCGTGAATTTAAAAAAGATAAAATCGCCATTTTTTCATTAGGTTTACTCGTTATTTTATTGTTAGTTATCTTTATCGGTGCGTTATTTACAGACCAAGATAAAGTAATGTATGTCAGCATCTTTGATAAATATGCAGCTCCAGGTGCTATCTCTACCGAGGGGACAAAATTTATTTTAGGAGCAGATGAAGGTGGTCGGGATGTTTTAGGACAACTGATTATCGGTGCAAGAAACTCCGTCACCATTGGTTTTGCAATCACAGTCATCACTTCGATTATCGGGGTTGGACTAGGGATCATTTCTGGGTTTTATGGGGGGATCATCGATAATATTTTGATGCGTATCGTTGACTTCATTATGATTTTACCGATTATGTTGATTATTATCGTATTTGTATCGATTATCTCTAGATATAATGTTTGGTCGTTCATCTTCATTATGAGTGCATTTTATTGGGTTGCTAAAGCTCGATTATTCAGAAGTAAAACTTTATCAGAAGCAAGGCGTGATTATGTGAGTGCTTCAAAAACAATGGGAACAAGTGATTTTAAAATCATGTTCCGTGAAATCATGCCTAACTTAAGTTCATTGATCATTACCAACTTAACGATGAACTTTGCAGCAAATATTGGGATCGAGACCACTTTGACTTTCTTAGGGTTTGGCTTACCAGCAAATGTTCCTAGTTTAGGAACACTAATCGGTTATGCCAGCAACGGTGAGGTTTTAGTGAATCGACAATGGATCTGGTTACCTGCGTCAATTCTAATTTTAGTATTGATGTTGAGTATAAACTATGTTGGACAAGCGTTTAAGCGTTCTGCCGATGCACGCCAACGATTAGGATAA
- the opp4B gene encoding oligopeptide ABC transporter permease yields MWKTILRRVLLMIPQVIILSILIFMLAKAMPGDPFTGLINPNQDPAVIEQMRQAAGLNDPWYVQYFRWIGNALQGDFGQSFLYKRSVSDLIGERIVNTLYLSILTVIITYLIAVPLGMLAGRYQNSFLDKAVVIYNFFSFAVPLFIFGLIMLFVFGYRLGWFPTSGSQTLGIQGGFFTQLIDRMKYIILPSITQAFLATAVTIQYLRSEVIDSKSLDFVRTARSKGVPTNKVFSRHIFRNAALPMASQMGYEITSLIAGSVVIEKIFGYPGVGKLFIDSIGQRDYTVITSLVLILGIATLIGTLLSDIIMSIVDPRIRIQ; encoded by the coding sequence ATGTGGAAAACGATATTACGACGTGTATTATTAATGATCCCACAAGTTATTATTCTTAGTATTTTGATCTTTATGTTGGCAAAAGCGATGCCTGGAGATCCTTTTACCGGGTTGATCAACCCCAACCAAGATCCAGCAGTCATCGAGCAAATGAGACAGGCAGCTGGTTTGAATGATCCTTGGTATGTCCAGTATTTCCGATGGATCGGGAATGCGTTACAAGGAGACTTCGGTCAAAGTTTCTTATACAAACGTTCAGTTTCTGATTTGATTGGTGAGCGTATCGTCAATACTCTTTACTTGTCGATCTTAACAGTTATCATTACTTATTTGATTGCTGTACCACTAGGTATGTTGGCGGGCAGATACCAAAACTCATTTTTGGATAAAGCTGTTGTAATCTACAATTTCTTTAGTTTTGCTGTTCCGTTATTTATCTTTGGATTGATTATGTTATTTGTATTTGGTTATCGTCTAGGTTGGTTCCCAACCAGCGGCTCCCAGACGTTAGGAATCCAAGGGGGCTTTTTCACCCAGTTGATTGATCGCATGAAATACATCATTTTACCATCGATCACTCAAGCCTTTTTAGCTACAGCTGTAACGATTCAGTATTTACGTAGCGAAGTCATTGATTCAAAATCTTTAGACTTTGTGCGAACTGCCCGTTCAAAAGGGGTACCAACCAATAAAGTATTTAGTCGTCATATTTTCCGAAACGCGGCATTGCCGATGGCTTCACAAATGGGTTATGAAATTACTTCCTTGATTGCTGGTTCAGTAGTTATTGAAAAGATTTTTGGCTACCCAGGAGTCGGTAAATTGTTTATTGATTCGATCGGACAACGTGACTATACAGTTATTACCTCCTTAGTATTGATTTTAGGAATTGCGACGTTGATCGGAACCTTGCTTTCAGATATCATCATGAGCATTGTTGATCCACGTATCCGTATCCAATAA
- a CDS encoding ABC transporter ATP-binding protein: MTELITISDLKVHYPIRSGFFNRVTDHVYAVDGVDFIIEKGKTYGLVGESGSGKSTTGKAVVGLEKVTSGQIIYEGKDVTKKSNRQKIGYNKDVQMIFQDSMSSLNPKKRVLDIIAEPIRNFERLSDQEEKKKVKNLLDIVGMPEDALYKYPHEFSGGQRQRLGVARAVATNPKLIVADEPVSALDLSVQAQVLNFMKRIQQEFGLSYLFISHDLGVVKHMCDNIAIMYKGRFVEIGTREDIYNDPRHIYTKRLLSAIPRIDVENRELHKENRRRVEREYIQNQKEYYDATGRVYDLRTITPTHKVALKDGGAS, encoded by the coding sequence ATGACAGAATTAATTACAATCAGCGATTTGAAAGTACACTATCCTATTCGTAGTGGATTCTTTAATCGAGTAACGGATCATGTATATGCAGTAGATGGTGTCGACTTCATTATTGAAAAAGGAAAAACGTATGGCTTAGTCGGAGAATCTGGTTCTGGTAAATCAACGACAGGGAAAGCAGTCGTTGGATTAGAAAAAGTGACTTCAGGACAAATCATTTATGAAGGTAAAGATGTCACTAAAAAAAGTAACCGACAAAAAATTGGCTATAACAAAGATGTTCAAATGATCTTCCAAGACTCAATGTCCAGCTTGAATCCTAAAAAGCGAGTATTGGATATTATTGCAGAACCGATCCGTAACTTTGAACGTTTGAGTGATCAAGAGGAAAAGAAAAAAGTGAAAAATCTACTGGATATCGTAGGGATGCCGGAAGATGCGCTGTATAAATATCCACATGAGTTTTCAGGTGGACAGCGTCAACGTTTAGGGGTTGCACGTGCAGTTGCGACAAACCCAAAACTCATCGTAGCAGATGAACCAGTTTCTGCATTGGATTTATCCGTTCAGGCGCAAGTATTAAATTTCATGAAACGAATCCAACAAGAATTTGGTTTAAGTTATTTATTTATTTCTCATGACTTGGGAGTCGTGAAACATATGTGTGATAATATCGCAATTATGTATAAAGGTCGATTCGTTGAAATTGGTACACGAGAAGATATTTATAATGATCCACGTCATATCTATACGAAACGTTTACTGTCTGCTATCCCTCGGATTGATGTCGAAAATCGGGAGTTACACAAAGAGAATCGACGAAGAGTGGAACGTGAGTACATCCAAAATCAAAAGGAGTACTACGATGCAACTGGTCGAGTGTACGATCTCCGTACGATCACACCGACGCATAAAGTAGCGTTGAAAGATGGAGGTGCCAGCTAA
- a CDS encoding ABC transporter ATP-binding protein — translation MSDNQLLDVQNLHTGFRLKDEYYDAVDDVSFTLDKNEILAIVGESGCGKSTLATTIMGLLDPNNTKITGEILYNDLNLIELNETLYNKIRGNDIGMIFQDPLSALNPLMRIEDQIKEGLSYHTKMNAEQRQARALELLEQVGIPNPARVGRQYPHELSGGMRQRVIIAIAIACKPPIVIADEPTTALDVTIQAQILDLLKDLQEETKTGIILITHDLGVVAEMADRVAVMYGGQFVEVAGVKELFENPKHPYTRSLLNSIPQEGNHEAELHVIEGVVPSLKNMPRTGCRFAPRIPWIPASDHEENPVLHEIAPNHLVRCSCYKHFHFRDEKGEV, via the coding sequence TTGTCAGATAATCAACTATTAGATGTTCAGAACCTACATACAGGCTTCCGTCTTAAAGATGAGTATTACGATGCAGTAGATGACGTTTCTTTTACATTAGATAAAAACGAGATCTTAGCAATCGTTGGAGAATCTGGTTGCGGGAAAAGTACATTAGCGACTACTATTATGGGGTTACTTGATCCAAACAACACAAAGATCACAGGCGAAATTTTATATAATGATTTAAACTTGATTGAATTGAATGAAACTTTGTATAACAAAATCCGCGGGAATGATATTGGGATGATTTTCCAAGATCCGTTATCTGCGTTAAACCCTTTGATGCGTATTGAAGATCAAATTAAGGAAGGGTTATCTTATCATACCAAAATGAACGCTGAACAACGGCAAGCTCGTGCCTTGGAATTGTTGGAGCAAGTTGGGATTCCTAATCCTGCCAGAGTCGGACGACAATATCCTCATGAATTATCTGGGGGGATGAGACAGCGGGTAATCATCGCCATTGCGATTGCGTGTAAGCCACCGATTGTTATTGCAGATGAGCCAACGACAGCGCTAGATGTAACGATTCAAGCGCAAATTCTTGATTTATTAAAAGACTTACAAGAAGAAACCAAAACAGGAATCATTCTGATCACGCATGACTTAGGTGTTGTGGCAGAAATGGCTGATCGGGTAGCGGTAATGTATGGCGGTCAATTTGTTGAAGTAGCTGGGGTCAAAGAACTTTTTGAAAATCCTAAACACCCTTATACCCGTTCATTGTTGAACTCTATTCCTCAAGAGGGGAACCATGAAGCTGAGCTCCATGTGATTGAAGGCGTTGTTCCTTCTTTGAAAAATATGCCACGAACTGGTTGTCGTTTTGCTCCTCGGATTCCTTGGATTCCAGCCAGTGATCACGAAGAAAACCCTGTCCTTCATGAAATTGCTCCGAATCATTTGGTTCGTTGCTCTTGCTACAAACATTTCCACTTTAGAGACGAAAAAGGAGAGGTGTAG
- the acpP gene encoding acyl carrier protein, translated as MSREEVFNKVAKIISNHFEIDTDKVTDELNIKDDLKADSISIMEFVLELEDEFGTEISDEDAEQIETVGGAVDYISNHLN; from the coding sequence TTGTCACGTGAAGAAGTATTTAATAAAGTAGCGAAAATTATTTCAAATCATTTTGAAATTGATACAGATAAAGTAACTGATGAATTAAATATCAAAGATGACCTAAAAGCTGACTCAATCAGCATCATGGAATTTGTTTTGGAACTTGAAGATGAGTTTGGAACAGAAATTTCTGACGAAGATGCAGAACAAATTGAAACAGTTGGTGGGGCAGTTGACTACATCAGCAATCATCTTAACTAA
- the plsX gene encoding phosphate acyltransferase PlsX, whose product MKIAVDAMGGDHAPQAIVEGVALAQKDFPDVEFILYGKENEIRKYLTTEHNVTIIHTDEKIDSDDEPVKAIRRKKNASMVLAAQAVKNGEADAIFSAGNTGALLAAGLFIVGRIKNIERPGLMSTLPVVGQPNAGFDMLDLGANAENKPEHLLQYGILGSFYARKVRGIGRPRVALLNNGTEATKGSELTKKAFELLQNETSLNFIGNVEARELLNGAADVVVTDGFTGNAVLKSIEGTAMNLMDLLKAAILNEGFKGKMGALLLKDGLRSLKSEMDYSKHGGAVLFGLKAPVIKTHGATGPDAVRHTIRQIHTMLETNVVGQLVEQFEKPAE is encoded by the coding sequence ATGAAAATTGCCGTAGATGCAATGGGTGGAGATCACGCACCACAAGCCATTGTGGAAGGTGTGGCTTTAGCTCAAAAAGATTTCCCAGATGTGGAATTTATCCTTTATGGTAAGGAAAATGAAATAAGAAAATATCTAACAACAGAACACAATGTGACGATCATTCATACAGATGAAAAAATCGATAGTGATGATGAACCAGTTAAAGCCATTCGCCGTAAAAAGAATGCTTCGATGGTTTTGGCAGCACAAGCTGTCAAAAATGGTGAAGCAGACGCGATTTTTTCAGCGGGGAACACTGGCGCATTATTAGCAGCTGGACTCTTTATTGTTGGTCGTATCAAAAACATCGAACGCCCTGGTCTGATGTCTACTTTACCGGTAGTCGGTCAACCCAATGCAGGGTTTGATATGCTTGATCTAGGTGCAAATGCTGAAAATAAACCGGAACATTTATTACAATATGGCATCTTAGGCTCATTTTATGCAAGAAAAGTCCGAGGAATCGGTAGACCTCGAGTTGCTTTATTGAATAATGGGACGGAAGCAACAAAAGGAAGCGAATTAACTAAAAAAGCTTTCGAATTACTTCAAAATGAAACCAGTTTGAATTTTATTGGAAACGTTGAAGCGAGGGAACTATTGAACGGGGCAGCAGATGTTGTTGTAACCGATGGATTTACAGGCAATGCAGTATTGAAATCCATTGAGGGAACAGCCATGAATCTGATGGACCTTTTGAAAGCTGCCATTTTAAATGAAGGGTTTAAAGGAAAAATGGGCGCACTATTGTTGAAAGATGGGTTACGTTCATTAAAATCAGAAATGGATTATTCAAAACATGGCGGAGCAGTTCTTTTTGGATTAAAGGCACCAGTCATCAAAACTCACGGTGCGACTGGACCAGATGCAGTGAGACATACCATCAGACAAATCCACACTATGTTGGAAACCAATGTGGTAGGGCAGTTAGTTGAACAATTCGAAAAACCTGCAGAATAA
- the recG gene encoding ATP-dependent DNA helicase RecG → MRSLNDPVTMLAGVGAKRADSLASLGIQTIEDLLTYYPFRYEDIQERNLNEILDQEKVTLKGLVVSPPVMSRFGYKKNRLQFRMMQDHAVFNVSFFNQPYLKDKVILSEEIAVYGKWDAKRKSLNGMKILGSQAVDDFSPIYHVNKSIRQTTLVDLIRRGFEEYGDLIEENLPNGLVEKYRLLDRPTAVKSMHFPKNHEENHQAKRRIVFEEFFLFQMRLQGLKKSEKAETNGIEILYDIQRLKQFIQKLPFELTDAQKRVTNEICRDLRSPQHMQRLLQGDVGSGKTIVAAIALYAAVTAGFQGALMVPTEILAQQHMESLLQLFDAQEVKLALLTGSTKAKERRELLELLEQGEIDIVVGTHALIQEGVEFQHLGLVITDEQHRFGVNQRKVLREKGWRPDVLFMTATPIPRTLAITAYGEMDVSVIDELPAGRIPIETRWVRTPQLNSVLDWTWKELAKGHQMYVICPLIEESEALDVKNAVEIYEKLSALFVPQYEVGLLHGKMKNQEKEAIMETFKENKMQILVSTTVIEVGVNVPNATVMLIMDADRFGLAQLHQLRGRVGRGSDASYCVLVANPKNELGIERMKIMTETNNGFILSEKDLELRGPGEVFGFRQSGLPQFAIADLVTDSNILEVARDEAQKLWQLKDWQLLPEYQHLVRSLDLENQDNRYFD, encoded by the coding sequence ATGAGGTCTTTAAATGATCCAGTGACGATGTTAGCCGGTGTGGGAGCAAAAAGGGCGGATAGTCTTGCTAGTCTGGGAATCCAAACCATCGAAGACCTATTGACCTATTATCCTTTTCGCTATGAAGACATTCAAGAAAGAAATTTAAATGAAATACTTGATCAAGAAAAAGTGACTTTAAAAGGCCTGGTTGTTTCACCACCAGTAATGAGTCGCTTTGGCTACAAAAAGAATCGACTCCAATTTCGTATGATGCAGGATCATGCTGTTTTCAATGTTTCTTTTTTCAATCAACCATATTTGAAAGATAAAGTGATCTTATCCGAAGAAATTGCTGTCTATGGAAAATGGGATGCGAAACGGAAGTCATTAAATGGTATGAAAATTTTGGGTTCTCAAGCGGTGGATGATTTTTCTCCAATCTATCATGTCAATAAATCAATCCGTCAAACAACTTTAGTCGATTTGATTCGAAGAGGTTTCGAAGAGTATGGTGATTTGATCGAAGAGAATCTTCCCAATGGATTAGTTGAGAAATATCGACTGTTGGATCGGCCAACAGCTGTTAAAAGCATGCATTTTCCGAAAAATCATGAAGAAAACCATCAAGCAAAACGAAGAATTGTCTTTGAAGAATTCTTTTTATTTCAAATGCGACTTCAAGGGCTTAAAAAATCGGAAAAAGCAGAAACAAATGGCATTGAAATTTTATATGACATCCAGCGCTTGAAACAATTTATTCAAAAACTACCTTTTGAATTGACGGATGCCCAAAAAAGAGTCACGAATGAAATTTGTCGTGACTTAAGAAGTCCGCAACATATGCAACGCCTATTGCAAGGTGATGTAGGTAGCGGAAAGACGATTGTTGCAGCAATTGCCTTATATGCGGCGGTCACTGCAGGGTTTCAAGGCGCATTGATGGTACCAACTGAAATTTTGGCACAACAACACATGGAAAGCCTTCTTCAATTATTTGATGCGCAAGAAGTTAAACTTGCTCTGTTAACGGGTTCGACGAAAGCCAAAGAACGAAGAGAACTACTCGAATTGCTGGAACAAGGAGAAATCGATATCGTTGTCGGTACCCATGCGTTGATTCAAGAAGGAGTCGAATTTCAACACTTAGGTTTAGTTATTACGGATGAACAACATCGTTTTGGTGTGAATCAGCGAAAAGTACTCCGTGAAAAAGGCTGGCGTCCAGATGTTTTATTTATGACAGCCACACCAATTCCTCGGACTTTAGCGATTACTGCATACGGAGAAATGGATGTTTCGGTAATTGACGAACTTCCAGCTGGCCGGATTCCAATAGAGACGAGATGGGTTCGTACGCCACAATTAAATAGTGTGTTAGATTGGACATGGAAGGAACTGGCGAAAGGACATCAAATGTATGTCATTTGCCCGTTGATTGAAGAGTCAGAAGCATTAGACGTTAAAAACGCTGTTGAAATTTATGAAAAATTAAGTGCGCTTTTTGTGCCTCAGTATGAAGTCGGATTGTTACATGGTAAAATGAAGAACCAGGAAAAAGAAGCAATTATGGAAACATTTAAAGAAAACAAGATGCAAATCTTGGTTTCAACGACGGTCATCGAAGTGGGTGTAAATGTTCCGAATGCTACAGTCATGTTGATCATGGATGCTGATCGTTTTGGATTAGCACAGTTACATCAATTACGTGGACGTGTTGGACGTGGTAGTGATGCTTCTTATTGTGTATTGGTAGCTAATCCTAAAAATGAATTAGGGATTGAGCGAATGAAAATAATGACAGAAACGAACAATGGCTTTATTCTAAGTGAGAAAGATTTAGAGTTGCGTGGACCAGGAGAAGTATTTGGTTTTCGCCAATCAGGCTTACCGCAATTTGCAATTGCTGATCTTGTAACAGATAGTAATATATTAGAGGTAGCTCGTGATGAGGCACAAAAGCTATGGCAGTTAAAGGATTGGCAACTATTGCCAGAATACCAACATTTGGTCCGCAGTTTAGACTTGGAAAATCAAGATAATCGTTATTTTGATTAA
- a CDS encoding DAK2 domain-containing protein produces the protein MSVTEISASQFQEMVQAGANRLQVNAEYVNSLNVFPVPDGDTGTNMNLSMTSGAKAVADSTSEKVGELAAMLSKGLLMGARGNSGVILSQLFRGFSKQIPDVTVLNAADLAAAFTHGVETAYKAVMKPVEGTILTVAREAAKAGEKKAKTSDDVVEVMTAVVKGGKRALAKTPDLLPVLKEVGVVDSGGQGLLFVYEGFLSALNGEFKMTEVYEPSPAEMDEMVNAEHHRSVQGQLATEDIHYGYCTEIMVKIGEGPTVDSQFDYEEFRNYLDGIGDSLLVVNDDEIIKVHVHTENPGEVLNYGQKFGSLVKIKVDNMRLQHETILEHDEQAKPQKAARTPYGIVAIAAGKGVQELFESLGANYVISGGQTMNPSTEDIVKAIKEVNADKVIVLPNNKNIFMAADQAAEVADIPVAVVPSKTISQGLTAMLSFNDQVSLEENKATMTEMLASVVSGQITHAIRDTTIDGVKITEGDFLGMIDGKIVISDSDMMATSFATLEKMITEETEIVTILAGEGGSVHQAEELSAKLVEQHPDLEIEIHQGDQPVYPYLFSAE, from the coding sequence GTGAGTGTAACAGAAATCAGTGCAAGCCAATTCCAGGAAATGGTTCAGGCGGGCGCGAATCGTCTGCAAGTAAATGCAGAATATGTCAATTCGTTAAATGTATTCCCAGTTCCTGATGGAGATACAGGTACAAATATGAATTTATCTATGACAAGTGGAGCTAAAGCAGTTGCTGATTCTACTTCTGAAAAAGTAGGCGAGTTAGCAGCAATGTTATCAAAAGGCCTACTAATGGGAGCCAGAGGAAATTCAGGAGTTATTTTGTCTCAATTATTCCGAGGCTTTTCAAAGCAAATACCTGATGTGACAGTGTTAAACGCTGCAGATTTAGCTGCGGCTTTTACGCATGGCGTTGAGACAGCTTATAAAGCAGTCATGAAGCCTGTTGAAGGAACCATTTTGACAGTAGCCCGTGAAGCTGCAAAAGCAGGAGAAAAGAAAGCTAAAACAAGTGACGACGTTGTTGAAGTGATGACGGCTGTGGTAAAAGGTGGGAAACGTGCCTTAGCGAAAACACCTGATTTGTTACCAGTGTTAAAAGAAGTCGGTGTCGTCGATAGTGGCGGTCAAGGTTTGCTATTTGTATATGAAGGCTTCTTAAGTGCCTTGAATGGTGAATTCAAAATGACAGAAGTCTATGAACCATCACCAGCTGAAATGGATGAAATGGTCAATGCTGAGCATCATCGCAGTGTCCAAGGTCAATTAGCAACAGAAGATATCCATTATGGTTACTGTACAGAAATCATGGTAAAAATCGGTGAAGGGCCAACCGTCGATAGCCAATTTGACTATGAAGAATTTCGTAATTACTTAGATGGAATCGGTGATTCATTATTGGTTGTTAATGATGATGAGATCATTAAGGTCCACGTGCATACCGAAAATCCAGGTGAAGTATTAAATTATGGACAAAAATTTGGTTCATTAGTAAAAATCAAAGTCGACAACATGCGTTTACAGCATGAAACGATTTTAGAACACGATGAGCAAGCGAAGCCACAAAAAGCAGCTCGTACACCTTATGGGATCGTAGCGATTGCAGCCGGTAAAGGAGTGCAAGAGTTATTTGAAAGTTTAGGAGCAAACTATGTCATTAGTGGTGGACAAACGATGAACCCAAGTACGGAAGATATCGTTAAAGCGATCAAGGAAGTCAATGCGGATAAAGTCATCGTATTACCAAACAATAAAAATATCTTCATGGCTGCGGATCAAGCGGCTGAAGTAGCAGATATCCCAGTAGCGGTCGTACCATCAAAAACGATCTCTCAAGGATTAACTGCGATGCTTTCATTTAATGATCAAGTATCGTTGGAAGAAAACAAAGCGACTATGACAGAAATGCTTGCAAGTGTCGTTAGTGGGCAGATTACTCATGCGATTCGTGACACAACCATTGATGGTGTGAAAATTACTGAGGGCGATTTCTTAGGGATGATTGACGGGAAAATCGTTATCTCAGATTCTGACATGATGGCAACTTCATTCGCTACCTTAGAAAAAATGATCACTGAAGAAACAGAAATTGTGACGATTTTAGCAGGTGAAGGTGGTTCGGTTCATCAAGCAGAAGAATTATCAGCTAAATTAGTTGAACAACATCCAGATTTAGAAATTGAAATTCATCAAGGCGATCAACCGGTTTATCCGTATTTATTCTCTGCAGAATAG
- a CDS encoding Asp23/Gls24 family envelope stress response protein codes for MAVKIQTSAGTIEITNDVIATVVGGAATDVFGVVGMASKNQIKDNITEILRKENYSRGVVVRQEANGIAVDVYTIISYGTKISEVSRNVQEKVKYNLETLLGVTANSVNVFVQGVRVLPD; via the coding sequence ATGGCTGTAAAAATTCAAACGTCAGCTGGAACCATTGAAATTACCAATGATGTGATTGCAACAGTTGTTGGTGGCGCCGCAACAGATGTGTTCGGTGTTGTAGGAATGGCCAGCAAGAACCAAATAAAAGATAATATTACTGAAATTCTACGAAAAGAAAATTATTCTCGAGGAGTAGTTGTTCGCCAAGAAGCTAATGGCATCGCAGTAGATGTTTATACGATCATTAGTTATGGTACAAAAATTTCAGAAGTTTCTCGCAATGTCCAAGAAAAAGTAAAATACAACTTGGAGACATTACTAGGTGTAACAGCCAATTCTGTTAATGTTTTCGTCCAAGGTGTTCGTGTACTGCCAGACTAG